Genomic segment of Bacteroides stercoris ATCC 43183:
GAAATACCCCTTGATATTCAATATGACTATCGGATTCAGATACAGTCCCAATTGTTTCCAGGTAATGACTTCGAGCAATTCTTCCAAAGTACCGCAACCGCCGGGCAATGCAATCACGGCATCGCTCAAATCCGCCATCAGTTGCTTGCGTTCATGCATATTTTCCACCTCTACAAGCTTGGTCAGTCCTGTATGATGCCACCCCTGCTCAATCATAAAACGGGGTATCACTCCGGTCACCTCACCGCCTGCCGCAAGTGTGGCATCCGCCACCGCAGCCATAAGTCCCATATTACCGGCACCGTTCACCAAACGGATATGCCGCTGCCCCAGCAACGTTCCCAGTTCACGGGCGGCATCAAAATAAACGGGGTCTATTTTAGTGCTCGAAGCACTGTATACACATACGGAGGTTATTTTATTCATCATCTTTCAGCTATATCAATTATTACCTTGTTGCAAAGGTATATGATTTTAAGGAGATTTGAAAAAAGAAGCTGCTCATTCTACCCCGGAATATTCCGAAGGCAGAAAGGCAGCTTTCTATAATAAATAGCTGTAAAGCTATGCTGATTACTGTTTTCTTTAACGAAGAACGGAGAATTAGAGGCCGAAAGCCGCTTTCACCTTATCAACGTAATCCAGTTTCTCCCAGGTGAACAGTTCTACAGTCACGTCTTTATCGCCTTCATAGCGAGACTTGAAGTGTTTGGTGACAACCTGCGGCTCACGTCCCATATGACCGTAAGCGGCTGTTTCCTGATAGATAGGGTTACGCAGTTTCAAACGGTCTTCAATGGCTTTCGGACGAAGGTCGAAAAGCTCATCGATCTTTCTGGCTATCT
This window contains:
- a CDS encoding TIGR00730 family Rossman fold protein; translated protein: MNKITSVCVYSASSTKIDPVYFDAARELGTLLGQRHIRLVNGAGNMGLMAAVADATLAAGGEVTGVIPRFMIEQGWHHTGLTKLVEVENMHERKQLMADLSDAVIALPGGCGTLEELLEVITWKQLGLYLNPIVILNIKGYFDPLLAMLQKAVDENFMRAQHSAIWHVAATAGEAVELVHTVPLWDASIRKFAAI